The Niastella koreensis GR20-10 genome includes a window with the following:
- a CDS encoding DUF4959 domain-containing protein, with product MKKHMVVIAALLLLTAVWSCKKEDVNGIKQGGGSAPGVVSNVTVVNEHGAATISYVLPGDEDLLYIKAVYTLPNGTQREVKASYYSNQLRVDGFADTLKHTVKLYAMNRAEEAGQPVEVEIAPLVSHIQLVYRNMTVRATAGGIRVLSQNPYKGDVVIVPMVDSLETGEWKSLDNIYTSDSIIAVSIRGLSPSPKKFAFCVRDRWLNHTDTMYATLTPKRELSIDKNDFAVYQCDNDTKMSYSTTVDLMWKGLMSNEWPCTYTDESSGIPTTITWSVGSAPVKLTRFNLLTRREGSLWYSKGSPRRFEIYGSNSPTHDGDWSKWTKILSCEVIKPSGLPLGTENNADNTAGSVGFAFDFNEDTPPYQYLRLKCLQNWMGSYFIEIENMSMWKTN from the coding sequence ATGAAAAAACACATGGTAGTAATAGCTGCCCTTCTGCTGCTGACAGCAGTGTGGAGTTGCAAAAAAGAAGATGTGAATGGTATAAAGCAAGGTGGCGGTAGTGCGCCCGGTGTGGTAAGTAATGTAACCGTGGTAAACGAGCACGGCGCTGCAACCATCTCTTATGTCTTACCCGGCGATGAAGACCTTTTATATATTAAAGCAGTATATACATTGCCCAACGGTACCCAACGCGAGGTGAAAGCCTCTTATTACTCAAACCAGTTGCGGGTGGATGGTTTTGCCGATACCCTGAAACATACGGTAAAACTGTATGCGATGAACAGGGCTGAAGAAGCCGGCCAGCCGGTTGAAGTGGAGATAGCTCCGTTGGTATCTCATATTCAACTGGTATACCGCAACATGACGGTACGGGCCACGGCAGGTGGAATAAGAGTATTATCCCAAAACCCGTATAAAGGCGACGTGGTGATTGTACCTATGGTCGATTCTTTGGAAACAGGCGAGTGGAAAAGCCTGGATAATATCTACACCAGCGATTCAATCATTGCGGTAAGCATCAGAGGCTTGTCGCCCTCACCAAAGAAATTCGCGTTTTGCGTTCGCGACCGTTGGCTGAATCATACAGATACTATGTATGCCACGCTTACACCTAAACGGGAATTGAGCATCGATAAAAATGACTTTGCTGTTTACCAGTGCGACAACGATACAAAAATGTCGTACAGCACCACGGTAGACCTGATGTGGAAGGGATTGATGAGTAACGAATGGCCCTGTACCTATACCGATGAAAGCTCGGGTATACCCACCACCATTACCTGGAGTGTTGGTTCTGCACCGGTTAAATTAACCCGCTTTAACCTGCTCACCCGCCGGGAAGGTTCATTATGGTATTCAAAAGGAAGTCCACGCCGGTTTGAGATCTATGGTTCCAACAGTCCAACCCATGATGGCGACTGGAGTAAATGGACAAAGATCCTTAGTTGCGAAGTAATAAAACCAAGCGGCCTGCCACTGGGAACGGAAAACAATGCTGATAACACGGCGGGAAGTGTTGGGTTCGCATTCGATTTTAATGAAGATACCCCGCCTTACCAGTACCTGCGGTTGAAATGTTTGCAAAACTGGATGGGTTCTTATTTCATTGAGATAGAAAATATGTCGATGTGGAAAACCAATTAA
- a CDS encoding solute:sodium symporter family transporter, producing MNITGFICFLLFLALVAVVAFYNTRKMRLNTTAAYFMGNRSLGFWMVGFSLFLTNMSCNVLIGENEFVYTNDMSVMAWGMSSILAMIIVAEFFLPVYLKMGAVTTPDFLGQRFGPRLKKFVSIFFLASYVVSLIPTVLYGSAVALNGIFHVDAALDISYFSAIWLLVILVGIIGCCYTVLGGFKAITISDLVQGAGLVVGGILLLGFGLRYLGQGSVVHGIQTILASKKEHLNAIGGTHSPIPFSTIFTGMFLINLYYWGMEQYIMQQALAARSLSQGQKGISLAALGKFLAPLFLNVPGLIAVHLYPHLTNTATVFPKLIGDVLPPVMSGFIAAVVFGAAISTFNAGLNSSGTLFIMNLYKQWRRQAGDRELVKAARIFQISLTVMAMCFSPFISRFNGGFYSYIQKVSSFFSVPVFSVMIVGFLTKKVSEAAATIGLVFFIITYMLSQLVFDLPLHYLHVVAILFVVTVVLMLVVAKWKPMTTPYTLQNQAMVDLKPWRSRHWFFLLLLMLMAAAFVLFSKAGLAR from the coding sequence ATGAATATAACCGGTTTTATTTGTTTCCTGCTTTTCCTGGCATTGGTTGCCGTTGTAGCTTTTTATAATACCAGGAAGATGCGCCTGAATACCACTGCGGCCTATTTTATGGGGAACCGCTCGCTGGGATTCTGGATGGTAGGTTTTTCCCTTTTTCTCACCAACATGAGTTGTAATGTGCTTATTGGTGAGAATGAATTTGTATATACCAACGATATGTCGGTAATGGCGTGGGGCATGAGTTCCATTCTGGCGATGATCATTGTAGCTGAATTTTTTCTTCCGGTGTATTTAAAAATGGGCGCGGTTACCACGCCCGATTTCTTAGGACAACGGTTTGGCCCCCGGTTAAAAAAGTTTGTAAGTATTTTCTTTCTGGCCAGTTATGTGGTGAGTTTAATACCTACGGTTTTGTATGGCAGTGCGGTGGCGCTCAATGGCATTTTTCATGTAGATGCCGCATTGGACATTTCATATTTTTCTGCCATCTGGTTGCTGGTGATATTGGTGGGCATTATCGGTTGTTGTTATACCGTATTAGGAGGTTTTAAAGCTATTACTATTTCTGACCTGGTGCAGGGCGCGGGCCTGGTAGTGGGAGGTATTCTATTGCTTGGCTTTGGATTGCGGTACCTGGGGCAGGGGAGTGTGGTGCATGGCATCCAAACTATCCTGGCATCAAAAAAAGAACACCTGAATGCCATTGGCGGCACGCATAGTCCTATTCCGTTCAGTACAATATTTACCGGCATGTTCCTGATAAACCTGTACTACTGGGGTATGGAACAATATATTATGCAACAGGCGCTGGCGGCGCGCAGTTTATCACAGGGGCAGAAAGGCATTTCACTGGCCGCGCTGGGTAAATTCCTGGCGCCTTTATTCCTGAATGTGCCGGGATTGATTGCTGTGCATTTGTATCCGCATTTAACCAATACTGCTACGGTATTCCCAAAATTGATTGGTGATGTATTGCCGCCTGTAATGTCTGGCTTTATTGCGGCTGTCGTTTTTGGCGCAGCCATCAGCACCTTTAATGCGGGCCTCAATAGTTCGGGTACCTTGTTTATAATGAACCTGTACAAACAATGGCGGCGGCAGGCAGGGGACCGCGAACTGGTAAAAGCGGCGCGGATTTTTCAGATCTCGCTTACTGTAATGGCTATGTGTTTCTCGCCATTTATCAGCCGGTTCAATGGCGGGTTCTATTCTTATATACAAAAAGTATCGAGCTTCTTTAGTGTGCCGGTGTTCTCGGTGATGATCGTGGGCTTTCTAACCAAAAAAGTATCGGAAGCAGCAGCTACTATAGGACTGGTATTTTTTATTATTACCTATATGTTGAGCCAGCTGGTGTTCGACCTGCCCTTACATTATTTGCATGTGGTGGCCATTCTGTTTGTGGTAACAGTGGTGTTGATGCTGGTGGTGGCAAAATGGAAACCTATGACAACACCTTATACCTTACAAAACCAGGCGATGGTTGACCTGAAACCCTGGCGCAGCCGGCACTGGTTCTTTCTGTTATTATTGATGCTTATGGCAGCAGCTTTTGTTTTGTTCTCCAAAGCAGGCCTTGCACGGTAA
- a CDS encoding carbohydrate binding family protein, whose translation MRFIPLLLFCICLKAATAMAAGDKDSLVNIPLGKNGLIRFHLNSGTWDVLFNRKPVITGAYAIYKEGEKEITSKELGVGKYIELYQFVETRVRGGAIDWYHNGKQIRLSFTTYPVQNYFYTTLEITGQHAATNYISPLAGARVVMDSTGDNRALTVPFDNDMWARFNAQPFQQANFTSSEVTALYNNDNYHGLVIGSKWHNDWKTGITVKAGNARSVTVTAFGGLADSNITHDKIPHGKVVIKDSVCISPSILIGICDDWRIGMEEYAGEIQHYNSQGIAKWEKATPVGWNSWGVLQTKISLDKAKSVVDFFYDSCKAFRTADGSLFIDLDSFWDNMIKGGLDGDVSQLKEFVAYCKSKGFKPGIYWAPFTDWGKFDRKMEGSAYSYAQAWTKQNGLPVDMDGALALDPTHPGTKARIEFYLNHFKKLGFEMIKIDFLGHGALESDHFYDPKITTGMQAYNMGMKFIDSVLDNKMLVYAAISPTMATAPYVHMRRIACDAFSAIDNTEYTLNSTGYGWWESHLYNYVDADHVVFNKESEGANRARLAAALVTGTLITGDDYSSTGPWSQTAKKLLQNKSLLEVIKDGHSFRPVDANTGNKAVNVFVKTVGDKLYLAVFNYSNNPLKYTFPLTRLGLSQSTKYYSTELFSGNNTTWSGTVELTVPSSDAMIYIVNKTGK comes from the coding sequence ATGCGATTCATACCCTTACTATTGTTCTGCATATGTTTGAAAGCAGCTACAGCCATGGCTGCTGGTGATAAGGATTCATTGGTAAACATTCCATTGGGAAAAAATGGTCTCATCAGATTTCATTTAAATAGCGGTACCTGGGATGTGCTGTTCAACAGAAAACCGGTTATTACTGGTGCTTATGCAATTTATAAGGAAGGAGAGAAAGAAATAACAAGTAAGGAATTAGGTGTTGGGAAATATATTGAACTCTATCAATTTGTTGAAACCAGGGTGAGAGGTGGAGCTATTGATTGGTATCACAATGGCAAGCAGATAAGGCTGAGTTTTACAACTTACCCTGTACAAAATTATTTTTATACCACACTTGAAATAACGGGACAACACGCTGCCACCAACTACATCTCTCCGTTAGCCGGAGCCCGCGTGGTAATGGATTCAACAGGTGATAACCGGGCATTGACCGTTCCATTCGATAACGATATGTGGGCACGTTTCAATGCACAGCCATTTCAGCAGGCCAATTTTACCAGCAGTGAAGTAACGGCTTTGTATAATAATGATAATTATCATGGACTGGTGATCGGTTCGAAATGGCATAATGATTGGAAAACCGGAATTACCGTAAAAGCCGGCAATGCCAGATCTGTAACGGTGACAGCCTTTGGTGGATTGGCTGACAGCAATATTACTCATGATAAAATTCCACATGGAAAGGTTGTAATAAAAGATTCAGTCTGTATATCGCCCTCGATACTGATTGGTATATGTGACGACTGGCGAATTGGGATGGAAGAATATGCAGGCGAAATCCAGCATTACAATTCGCAGGGGATAGCCAAATGGGAAAAAGCCACACCTGTTGGCTGGAACAGCTGGGGCGTGCTGCAAACAAAGATCTCGCTCGATAAAGCAAAAAGCGTTGTTGACTTTTTCTATGACTCCTGTAAAGCGTTTCGCACCGCCGATGGTAGTTTGTTTATTGATCTCGATTCTTTTTGGGATAATATGATAAAAGGTGGACTGGATGGTGATGTAAGCCAACTGAAAGAGTTTGTTGCTTACTGCAAAAGCAAAGGATTCAAACCCGGTATTTACTGGGCGCCTTTTACTGATTGGGGAAAGTTCGATCGCAAGATGGAAGGTTCCGCTTACAGCTATGCACAGGCATGGACGAAACAAAATGGCCTGCCGGTTGATATGGATGGTGCCTTGGCCCTTGATCCTACACACCCCGGTACCAAAGCAAGAATTGAATTTTACCTGAACCACTTTAAGAAATTAGGTTTTGAAATGATCAAGATCGATTTCCTGGGACATGGCGCTTTGGAAAGTGATCATTTCTATGATCCCAAAATAACTACCGGCATGCAGGCCTATAACATGGGCATGAAGTTTATCGACAGCGTACTGGATAACAAAATGCTGGTATACGCTGCTATTTCACCTACGATGGCCACGGCCCCTTATGTTCACATGCGCCGCATTGCCTGTGACGCTTTCAGCGCTATCGATAATACAGAGTATACGCTAAACAGCACAGGCTATGGCTGGTGGGAAAGCCATCTGTATAATTATGTAGATGCCGACCATGTGGTGTTCAACAAAGAAAGCGAAGGCGCCAACCGCGCAAGATTGGCGGCTGCGTTGGTAACAGGCACACTCATCACCGGAGATGATTATTCATCAACCGGTCCCTGGTCGCAGACTGCTAAAAAATTATTGCAGAATAAATCACTGCTTGAAGTGATAAAAGACGGCCACAGCTTCAGGCCTGTTGACGCCAATACCGGTAACAAGGCGGTAAATGTATTTGTAAAAACCGTTGGTGATAAACTGTACCTGGCTGTTTTTAATTATAGTAATAATCCTCTTAAATATACATTCCCATTAACCCGTCTTGGCTTGAGCCAGTCAACAAAGTATTATAGTACAGAACTGTTTTCTGGTAACAATACTACATGGTCTGGTACTGTTGAGCTAACTGTACCATCTTCTGATGCAATGATTTATATCGTTAACAAAACGGGGAAATAA
- a CDS encoding RagB/SusD family nutrient uptake outer membrane protein: MKTRYYIPVLIMAIGLGACKKNFLDVVPDNVATLDNAFTMRSEAEKYLATCYSFLPNDGDPVTNIAYQGGDEFWLAYPAASLTATNWNVARGNQNVVRPYANIWDGDYFDNAGFRGMFVGIRTCNTFIENVSNLSKIPDLTIDERNRWLGEVMFLKAYYHFLLMRQYGPIPIMDKSIPVTAPLEQTKVKRQPVDSVVNYISNLIDSACTRLPAALLTPSTELGRITIAIAKSMKARVLVYGASPLFNGNSDYSNFKDKDGVQLISTTYDATKWQRAATAAADAIKACDQAGIYLYKFINTTGFPLTNETITQMSVRNAVCEKWNQEWIWANSNSSTWQLQYSSMAHIDPNNSGNSSIYGTLGPTLQVVRQFYTKNGVPITEDKTLDYSSINTLRTATHDERFNIVEGYRTARLNYDRESRFYADLGFDGGTWYMQNSPSHTDENTWSAQLKLGQFGSGVAVTITTYYPKKLVNWKFAFQNDNSSHIEDYPFPTMRLADLYLLYAEAANEANGPSADVYKYLNLIRARAGLPGVEDSWTNFSTNPGAYLTKDGLRNIIRNERNIEMSFEGSRFWDLRRWKLAGTMLNTNIIGWDRSGTADHPELFYIPTTYYTMRFAVPRDYLWPIRESNLPVNENLVQNPGW; the protein is encoded by the coding sequence ATGAAAACAAGATATTATATACCGGTTTTGATCATGGCGATCGGCCTGGGTGCGTGTAAAAAGAATTTCCTGGATGTGGTGCCCGATAACGTAGCTACGCTCGACAACGCCTTTACCATGCGTTCCGAGGCGGAAAAATACCTGGCTACCTGTTATTCATTTTTACCAAACGATGGCGACCCCGTAACCAATATAGCTTACCAGGGTGGTGATGAATTCTGGCTGGCTTATCCGGCTGCGAGTTTAACAGCAACCAACTGGAATGTAGCCCGTGGCAACCAGAATGTAGTGCGGCCTTACGCGAACATCTGGGACGGTGATTATTTTGATAATGCAGGGTTCAGAGGCATGTTTGTGGGCATCCGTACCTGTAATACTTTTATCGAAAACGTATCGAACCTCAGTAAAATTCCCGACCTCACCATCGATGAACGTAACCGCTGGTTAGGGGAGGTGATGTTCCTGAAAGCATATTATCATTTCCTGTTGATGCGTCAGTACGGACCTATTCCCATTATGGATAAAAGCATTCCTGTAACGGCGCCATTGGAGCAAACAAAGGTAAAGCGGCAACCGGTTGACAGCGTGGTGAATTATATTTCCAATTTAATTGACTCCGCCTGCACCCGTTTACCTGCAGCCCTGTTAACGCCTTCTACCGAATTGGGACGCATAACCATTGCCATTGCGAAAAGTATGAAGGCCCGGGTACTGGTGTATGGCGCCAGTCCGTTGTTCAATGGCAATAGCGATTACTCGAATTTTAAAGATAAAGACGGCGTACAACTGATCTCCACCACCTATGATGCCACAAAATGGCAACGCGCAGCAACAGCTGCAGCCGATGCTATCAAGGCTTGCGATCAGGCGGGGATCTACCTGTATAAGTTTATCAATACAACAGGTTTTCCGCTTACCAATGAGACCATCACTCAAATGAGCGTGCGCAATGCGGTTTGTGAAAAATGGAACCAGGAATGGATCTGGGCCAACTCCAACTCCTCTACCTGGCAATTGCAATATTCGTCCATGGCGCACATCGATCCTAATAACTCCGGTAACTCCAGTATTTATGGAACACTCGGGCCCACCCTGCAGGTAGTGCGTCAGTTCTATACCAAAAACGGTGTACCTATTACAGAAGATAAAACCCTTGATTACTCCAGCATCAATACGTTGAGAACAGCTACGCATGATGAGCGGTTCAATATTGTGGAAGGATATAGAACAGCCCGGTTGAACTATGACCGTGAGTCCCGCTTTTATGCCGACCTGGGTTTTGATGGCGGTACCTGGTACATGCAAAACAGTCCCAGCCATACCGATGAAAATACCTGGAGCGCGCAATTGAAACTGGGGCAATTTGGCAGTGGGGTAGCGGTTACTATTACTACGTACTATCCTAAGAAATTGGTGAACTGGAAATTTGCTTTCCAAAACGATAACAGCAGCCATATTGAAGATTATCCGTTCCCAACTATGCGGCTTGCCGATCTGTACCTGTTATATGCAGAAGCGGCAAATGAAGCCAATGGTCCTTCGGCGGATGTATACAAATATTTAAACCTCATCAGGGCCAGGGCAGGGCTGCCTGGTGTTGAGGACAGCTGGACCAACTTCAGCACCAATCCCGGCGCTTACCTTACAAAAGACGGCTTGCGAAATATCATTCGCAATGAACGCAATATTGAAATGTCGTTTGAAGGAAGCCGTTTCTGGGACCTGCGTCGCTGGAAGCTGGCGGGCACCATGCTCAATACGAACATCATTGGCTGGGACCGTTCCGGCACAGCTGATCATCCCGAACTGTTTTATATCCCCACCACTTATTATACCATGCGGTTTGCGGTGCCACGCGATTACCTGTGGCCGATCAGAGAATCGAATCTGCCTGTAAACGAAAACCTGGTACAAAACCCCGGCTGGTAA
- a CDS encoding SusC/RagA family TonB-linked outer membrane protein, with protein MTKRFACCMRRCTAFSHPSFYLILFTLFTGFLFSSMDSLAQAEGPISGTVLDSTHHEALAGVSVQIKGSRQGTSTDGKGRFALDIPGDHVTLDISFVGYKQIQITAYKGKPVTVLLPLAEDTTQDVVVVAYGKQKKQSMVASITTINPKELRGASSNLTSMLAGRVSGMIAYQQSGEPGADNATFFIRGVGSFGAGKVDPLILIDGMESSTNDLARLQPDDIAGFSVLKDAAASSLYGARGANGVILVTTKSGAEGKAKFGVRLDMPVSTNTRNFKFADNITYMKLANEAVLTRDPLGVLPYTQNKIDHTAAGDDPLRYPNNNWINSLIKDYTINNKADMNVSGGGKTAQYYIAGTYNIDRGILKTVSNSTFNSNIRLGNYSVRSNININITPTTKAVVRTYAQFDDYNGPPGYRDQYGNWVGGGQAVFNSAIWSNPVMFPALYPSSFAPYLQHPIFGNAYVGNTTSLYTNPFARMVSGFQQYSTSTVNAQIELNQNLNFVTPGLATRFMAYTQRYAFFTVNRSYSPFYYTLMPDANGKLNVLTPLNPGQGTEYLSYNPGDRLLNTTTYAQLATDYSRTFNDKHAVSGMVIGILRNFLTANGGNIQQSLPARNLGLSGRFTYAFDNRYLAEFNFGYNGSERFAANHRYGFFPSAGLGWIISNEKFFEPLQKVISNLKFRTTYGLVGNDQIGNTNDRFFYLSNVDPNSSANSYHFGLDQGHWIPGYAVNRYANFDITWEKAKTFNYGMDLNFRNGIGVVVDGFHSIRSNILMARNTIPTTMGLEAGIQANVGEAESQGVDVALNYTKDINKSLWVQGRANFTYATSKYRINEEPKYPASLQYLSQVGQSLKQGYGLVAERLFVDDAEASKSPVQSFGGNPPMGGDIKYRDINGDGQISSLDVVPLGYPTVPEITYGFGFSVGYKGVDLSTFFQGNARVSFFINPYNISPFVLNGGSQNGLLSAIAQSHWSEDKQDLHAFWPRLDAQFNNNNSQNSNWWLRDGTFIRLKTVELGYTVPRKLLNRIGFSNLRIYANGQNLFALSKFKLWDPEMGGNGLGYPVQAIYNLGINFGF; from the coding sequence ATGACTAAACGATTTGCCTGCTGTATGCGGAGGTGTACAGCCTTCTCACACCCATCTTTCTATCTAATTCTTTTCACCTTATTTACCGGTTTCCTGTTTTCATCAATGGATTCACTGGCGCAAGCAGAAGGACCCATCTCGGGTACGGTGCTAGACAGTACCCATCATGAAGCACTGGCCGGCGTATCGGTACAGATCAAGGGCTCCCGGCAGGGAACCAGCACCGATGGAAAGGGCCGCTTTGCGCTCGATATTCCCGGCGACCACGTAACCCTGGATATCTCATTTGTGGGTTACAAGCAAATACAAATAACCGCCTATAAAGGAAAGCCGGTTACTGTTTTGCTGCCCCTGGCCGAGGACACCACCCAGGATGTAGTGGTGGTAGCCTATGGTAAACAGAAAAAGCAAAGTATGGTGGCTTCTATAACCACCATTAACCCGAAGGAACTGCGCGGCGCTTCCAGTAACTTAACCAGCATGCTGGCCGGCAGGGTTTCGGGAATGATCGCCTACCAGCAAAGCGGGGAGCCGGGCGCCGATAATGCCACCTTCTTTATCAGAGGGGTGGGTAGTTTTGGCGCTGGTAAAGTAGACCCGCTGATCCTGATCGATGGGATGGAATCATCTACCAACGACCTGGCCCGTTTGCAACCCGATGATATCGCCGGGTTCTCCGTACTGAAAGATGCTGCCGCTTCTTCATTATATGGCGCACGCGGCGCAAATGGCGTAATTCTCGTAACCACCAAAAGCGGCGCCGAAGGCAAAGCGAAGTTTGGGGTACGGTTAGATATGCCTGTTTCAACCAATACCCGCAACTTCAAGTTCGCCGATAACATCACTTATATGAAGCTGGCAAACGAAGCGGTGCTTACCCGCGATCCGCTGGGCGTATTGCCATATACCCAAAACAAGATCGATCATACTGCAGCAGGCGACGATCCGTTGCGTTATCCAAACAACAACTGGATCAACTCCCTCATAAAAGACTATACCATCAACAACAAAGCCGACATGAACGTAAGCGGTGGTGGTAAAACAGCCCAATACTATATTGCCGGTACCTATAATATCGACCGGGGTATTTTGAAAACTGTTTCAAACAGCACGTTCAACAGCAATATACGGTTGGGTAACTACAGCGTTCGTTCCAATATCAACATAAATATTACTCCTACTACCAAAGCGGTGGTAAGAACCTATGCGCAATTCGATGATTACAATGGCCCTCCGGGTTACCGCGATCAATATGGTAACTGGGTAGGTGGTGGACAGGCTGTTTTTAACAGCGCCATCTGGAGCAACCCGGTGATGTTCCCTGCGTTGTATCCCTCTTCATTCGCGCCATACCTGCAACACCCCATCTTTGGTAATGCCTATGTTGGCAATACCACCAGTTTGTACACCAATCCGTTTGCGCGCATGGTGTCGGGTTTTCAGCAATACAGCACTTCAACAGTGAATGCGCAGATCGAACTGAATCAGAACCTGAATTTTGTAACACCTGGATTGGCTACCCGGTTTATGGCGTATACCCAACGGTATGCATTTTTCACCGTAAACCGCTCGTATTCGCCATTCTATTATACTTTAATGCCCGATGCCAATGGCAAGTTGAATGTATTAACACCGTTGAACCCGGGACAGGGTACCGAATACCTGAGTTATAATCCTGGTGACCGGTTATTGAATACAACCACTTATGCGCAGTTAGCTACTGATTACAGCCGCACCTTTAACGACAAACACGCCGTAAGCGGCATGGTCATTGGCATTTTACGTAATTTCCTTACTGCCAATGGAGGAAATATTCAACAATCGCTGCCTGCCAGGAACCTGGGGTTGTCGGGCAGGTTCACCTATGCATTCGATAACCGCTATTTAGCAGAGTTTAACTTTGGTTACAATGGCTCGGAACGTTTTGCGGCCAACCACCGCTATGGATTTTTCCCTTCAGCGGGGTTGGGTTGGATCATCTCGAATGAAAAATTCTTCGAGCCTTTGCAAAAGGTGATCAGCAACCTTAAATTCCGCACTACCTATGGCTTGGTTGGTAATGACCAGATCGGTAATACCAACGACCGGTTCTTTTACTTATCCAACGTAGATCCCAACAGCAGCGCCAACAGCTATCACTTCGGCCTCGATCAGGGACATTGGATCCCCGGTTACGCAGTTAATCGTTACGCCAACTTCGACATTACCTGGGAGAAGGCCAAAACCTTCAACTATGGTATGGACCTGAACTTCCGCAACGGTATCGGAGTTGTAGTGGATGGATTCCATTCCATACGTTCCAACATCCTGATGGCAAGAAATACCATTCCTACCACCATGGGTTTGGAAGCAGGCATCCAGGCGAATGTGGGCGAAGCGGAAAGTCAGGGTGTGGATGTTGCGCTTAACTATACCAAAGACATCAATAAATCATTGTGGGTACAGGGCCGGGCAAACTTCACGTATGCTACCAGCAAATACCGCATCAATGAAGAACCAAAATATCCCGCCAGTTTGCAATACCTCTCGCAGGTTGGTCAGTCGTTGAAGCAAGGGTACGGTTTAGTGGCCGAAAGATTGTTTGTAGATGATGCAGAAGCCAGCAAATCGCCGGTGCAAAGTTTTGGTGGCAACCCACCTATGGGGGGCGATATCAAATACCGCGATATCAATGGCGATGGACAGATCTCCAGCCTTGATGTGGTGCCGCTTGGTTATCCTACTGTACCCGAGATCACATATGGTTTTGGTTTCTCCGTGGGGTATAAGGGAGTTGATCTGAGCACTTTCTTCCAGGGTAATGCCAGAGTGTCTTTCTTTATCAATCCATATAATATCTCCCCCTTTGTATTGAATGGCGGTTCGCAAAATGGATTACTGTCGGCCATAGCGCAGAGTCACTGGTCTGAAGACAAACAGGACCTGCACGCTTTCTGGCCCCGGCTCGATGCCCAATTCAACAACAACAATTCCCAAAACTCCAACTGGTGGTTACGCGATGGTACTTTTATCCGGTTAAAAACGGTGGAGTTAGGTTATACAGTACCCCGCAAACTGCTTAACCGCATTGGTTTCTCCAACCTGAGGATCTATGCCAACGGGCAAAACCTGTTTGCGCTAAGTAAATTCAAGTTGTGGGATCCTGAAATGGGTGGTAACGGATTGGGTTACCCGGTTCAGGCAATATATAACCTGGGGATCAATTTCGGGTTCTAA